A stretch of bacterium DNA encodes these proteins:
- a CDS encoding ABC transporter ATP-binding protein produces MDAILSIEHVTRRFGGLVALRDVSWSVTAGECHAIIGPNGAGKTTLFNVVSGELTPTSGRVNLLGQPVTGLQTHEIARRGLTRTFQRNNLLFSLTTLENVRLAVQAHTAATRRLLTPVHRLPDLEEHARALLDRMDLADRAAVPARILSYGEQRQLEVAIALAGRPRVLLLDEPTSGMSPAETTRMTALLDRVGRGQTVVIIEHDMDVVFALADRITVLHLGEVIACGTPETVRADPRVQEVYLGTGEGLDV; encoded by the coding sequence GTGGACGCGATCCTCTCGATCGAGCATGTGACGCGCCGGTTCGGCGGTTTGGTAGCCCTTCGCGACGTATCGTGGTCCGTCACGGCCGGCGAGTGCCACGCGATCATCGGTCCCAACGGCGCCGGCAAGACAACGCTCTTCAACGTGGTGAGCGGCGAACTCACGCCGACGTCCGGCCGCGTGAACCTGCTCGGCCAGCCGGTCACCGGCCTCCAGACGCACGAGATCGCCCGGAGAGGCCTCACGCGCACGTTCCAGCGCAACAATCTGCTGTTCAGCCTGACCACGCTGGAGAACGTGCGCCTCGCCGTCCAGGCCCACACGGCCGCAACGCGGCGGCTGCTCACGCCTGTCCACCGGCTGCCGGACCTTGAGGAGCACGCTCGAGCGCTGCTCGATCGGATGGACCTTGCGGATCGCGCCGCGGTGCCGGCGCGCATCCTTTCGTATGGGGAGCAGCGGCAGCTCGAGGTGGCAATTGCGCTGGCCGGACGTCCGCGCGTCCTCCTCCTTGACGAGCCGACGTCGGGAATGTCGCCGGCGGAAACCACCCGCATGACGGCTCTGCTGGACCGCGTCGGACGCGGGCAGACGGTGGTCATCATCGAGCACGACATGGACGTTGTGTTCGCGCTCGCGGACCGGATCACGGTCCTGCACCTCGGCGAAGTGATCGCCTGCGGGACCCCCGAAACGGTGCGGGCCGATCCGCGGGTCCAGGAAGTCTATCTCGGGACCGGGGAGGGCCTCGACGTATGA
- a CDS encoding branched-chain amino acid ABC transporter permease, whose protein sequence is MTFYLLQALNGCAYGMLLFLLAAGLSLIFGLMEVVNLAHGGFYLLGAYLGLSIVRWTGSFWLALALAPLLTAGAGFLLEWPFLRPLYRRTRLDQILLTFGFAFVLTDVTRWLWGADVQSLPAPRGLDQSVVVLGTLFPVYRLFVIGAGAALGLGLWLGLVRSRLGAIVRAGVANREMTQALGIDIAAVFTGVFAFGTGLAGLAGVAAAPILGVFPGVDFETLIVTLIVVVVGGLGTFSGAFWGALLIGEAETFGKVLVPQAALVVIYLVMAAVLLARPSGLFGGRAR, encoded by the coding sequence GTGACGTTCTACCTCCTGCAGGCGCTGAACGGGTGCGCCTACGGCATGCTGCTGTTTCTGCTGGCGGCAGGCCTCTCCTTGATTTTCGGACTCATGGAGGTCGTGAACCTCGCCCACGGCGGCTTCTACCTGCTCGGCGCGTACCTGGGCCTCTCGATCGTGCGGTGGACCGGCTCGTTCTGGCTCGCACTCGCGCTGGCACCGCTCCTGACCGCCGGCGCCGGGTTCCTGCTCGAGTGGCCCTTTCTACGCCCGCTGTACCGGCGCACGCGTCTCGATCAGATCCTGCTCACGTTTGGTTTCGCGTTCGTCCTCACCGACGTCACGCGCTGGCTGTGGGGGGCCGACGTTCAATCCCTGCCCGCGCCCCGCGGTCTGGATCAGTCGGTCGTCGTCCTGGGCACGCTGTTCCCGGTCTATCGTCTGTTCGTCATCGGCGCCGGCGCCGCGCTCGGCCTGGGCCTCTGGCTCGGCCTCGTCCGATCGCGCCTGGGCGCGATCGTTCGGGCCGGCGTGGCGAATCGGGAAATGACCCAGGCGCTCGGGATCGACATCGCGGCGGTGTTCACAGGCGTATTTGCCTTCGGCACCGGGCTGGCCGGACTGGCCGGCGTAGCGGCCGCCCCCATCCTGGGCGTATTCCCCGGCGTCGATTTCGAGACGCTCATCGTGACGCTCATCGTGGTCGTCGTCGGCGGACTGGGCACCTTCAGCGGCGCGTTCTGGGGCGCCCTGCTCATCGGCGAGGCCGAGACGTTTGGAAAGGTGCTCGTGCCCCAGGCCGCGCTCGTCGTCATCTACCTCGTGATGGCGGCGGTCCTGCTCGCACGACCCTCCGGCCTCTTTGGAGGACGGGCGCGATGA
- a CDS encoding branched-chain amino acid ABC transporter permease codes for MTRAHGAPAFLRGPGRRIAWTVIALALVLLPLTGSRFAATTVTEILVFATFAMSLDLLVGYTGLVSLGHAAFFGVAAYTVALLSTHGIVALAATLPAGIVAGTAAAAIIGVFALRAAGVYFLMLTLAFAQMAFAVAHEWAGVTGGTNGLSGIPRPAVPGVDLGGVVPFYYFVLLLAGLTAAALGRITASPFGAALAGVRENEGRMRAMGYDTFRLKFVAFVIAGSAAALSGALYAYYNGFVSPDVLYWTTSGQVLVMVLLGGAGTLAGPAAGAAAVLLLQNLASSYTERWTLILGAAFILVVLAAPSGLAGLLTRLGASLRWLPIADPGAGTLPPASSSEGTAP; via the coding sequence ATGACCCGCGCGCACGGCGCGCCCGCGTTCCTCCGCGGGCCCGGCCGGCGAATCGCATGGACCGTGATCGCGCTGGCGCTCGTGCTCTTGCCGTTGACGGGCTCGCGATTCGCCGCGACCACGGTGACCGAGATTCTCGTTTTTGCCACCTTCGCGATGAGCCTTGACCTGCTCGTCGGCTACACGGGGCTCGTGTCGCTGGGCCACGCCGCGTTCTTCGGCGTGGCGGCCTACACCGTCGCCCTCCTCAGCACGCACGGGATCGTCGCGCTGGCCGCGACGCTGCCGGCCGGGATTGTTGCCGGCACGGCCGCCGCCGCGATCATCGGCGTGTTCGCGTTGAGGGCCGCCGGCGTCTATTTCCTCATGCTCACGCTGGCGTTCGCGCAGATGGCCTTCGCCGTGGCCCACGAATGGGCCGGTGTGACCGGCGGGACCAACGGCCTGTCTGGCATTCCACGGCCGGCGGTGCCCGGCGTCGACCTCGGCGGCGTCGTGCCTTTCTACTACTTCGTCCTGCTGCTCGCGGGGCTGACGGCCGCCGCGCTGGGGCGGATCACGGCGTCTCCATTCGGCGCGGCGCTCGCCGGCGTGCGTGAGAATGAAGGCCGGATGCGCGCGATGGGATACGATACCTTCCGGCTCAAATTCGTCGCCTTCGTCATCGCAGGCTCGGCCGCGGCGCTGAGCGGCGCGCTGTATGCGTATTACAACGGCTTCGTCTCGCCGGATGTCTTGTACTGGACGACCTCTGGGCAGGTGCTCGTGATGGTGCTGCTCGGCGGTGCCGGCACGCTCGCCGGGCCCGCCGCCGGAGCCGCCGCGGTCCTGCTCCTGCAAAATCTGGCCAGTTCGTATACGGAGCGCTGGACGCTGATCCTCGGCGCCGCGTTCATTCTCGTCGTGCTGGCGGCACCGAGCGGTCTGGCCGGCCTGTTGACGCGGCTCGGCGCGTCGCTACGCTGGCTTCCTATCGCCGATCCGGGGGCCGGGACCCTCCCGCCGGCCTCATCGTCTGAAGGCACGGCGCCGTAG